One genomic region from Bacillus aquiflavi encodes:
- a CDS encoding helix-turn-helix domain-containing protein, with amino-acid sequence MAMIINIDVMLAKRKMSVTELSERVGITMANLSILKNGKAKAIRLSTLEAICKALDCQPGDILEYQSDNDTQK; translated from the coding sequence ATGGCAATGATAATCAATATTGATGTGATGTTAGCGAAAAGAAAAATGAGTGTAACAGAACTATCCGAAAGAGTTGGAATCACTATGGCTAACCTTTCTATTTTGAAAAATGGAAAAGCAAAAGCGATTCGATTATCAACTTTAGAAGCTATTTGTAAGGCTTTGGATTGTCAACCCGGGGATATTCTTGAATATCAAAGTGACAATGACACTCAAAAATAA
- a CDS encoding B3/B4 domain-containing protein, which produces MEITIAQNICTLIPHFKVGVIHYQNIEVGQSPQMLKGRLQLFQESIFFDLENKQVTKLEGIQEWRRIFKKTGKDPNRYRHSAEALYRRIKKQNYLPSVNSAIDLNNFFSLEYEVPIGIYDQDKLSGDVFIKIGQEGEGFFGLNGRVNSLNHLIHSSDAEGPFGSPYVDSEKIAVSLNTKNALQIIYLRPSIETDEAEKLTKSLMDMFVQIHGGEASYRVIDCQ; this is translated from the coding sequence ATGGAAATAACAATTGCACAAAATATATGTACATTAATCCCTCATTTTAAAGTCGGCGTCATTCATTATCAAAACATCGAAGTTGGACAATCGCCGCAAATGTTGAAAGGACGTCTTCAGTTATTTCAAGAGTCCATTTTTTTTGATTTAGAAAATAAACAAGTAACAAAATTAGAGGGAATTCAAGAATGGCGGCGAATTTTTAAAAAAACCGGCAAAGATCCGAACCGTTACAGACATTCTGCTGAAGCTTTATACCGGCGAATAAAAAAGCAAAATTATTTGCCTTCTGTTAATTCCGCAATCGATCTGAATAACTTTTTTTCTCTTGAATATGAAGTTCCAATCGGAATTTATGATCAAGATAAACTGTCAGGAGATGTATTCATTAAAATTGGGCAAGAAGGAGAGGGATTTTTTGGATTAAATGGTCGAGTAAACTCTCTAAACCATTTAATTCATAGTTCAGATGCAGAAGGTCCTTTCGGTAGCCCATACGTTGATTCAGAAAAAATAGCAGTATCGTTAAATACAAAAAACGCCTTACAAATTATTTATTTACGTCCATCGATCGAAACTGACGAAGCTGAAAAACTAACAAAATCATTAATGGACATGTTCGTCCAAATTCATGGCGGAGAAGCTTCGTATCGTGTGATTGATTGTCAATAA
- the queG gene encoding tRNA epoxyqueuosine(34) reductase QueG, giving the protein MNMTKLKEEVIEYSKTIGIDKIGFTTAAPFTELKNRLLQQQMLEYQSGFEEPDIEKRVDPAKIFAGPQSIIAIALAYPSKLKNAPQSKKGERRGIFCRASWGMDYHVILRNRLTKLEQFIASKVPHARFKSMVDTGELSDRAVAERAGIGWSGKNCSIITPEFGSYVYLGEMITNIPFEPDTPIEDRCGTCNKCIHACPTGALVQGGQLNAQRCIAYLTQTKGFLADEFRTKIGNRLYGCDTCQTVCPENKGRDFQFHEEMKPDPEVVKPLLKPILTISNREFKEKFGKLSGSWRGKKPIQRNAILALAHFKDETAIPDLIKLLNDDPRPVIKGTAAWALGKIGGKEAKEALIKVKSKEKNNEVLTEINKGLSFFE; this is encoded by the coding sequence ATGAACATGACGAAACTAAAAGAAGAAGTTATTGAGTACAGTAAGACAATTGGTATTGATAAAATCGGATTTACGACAGCTGCTCCATTTACTGAATTGAAAAATCGCCTCCTTCAGCAGCAAATGTTAGAGTATCAATCAGGTTTTGAGGAACCCGATATTGAAAAACGTGTTGATCCTGCTAAAATTTTTGCAGGGCCTCAGTCGATCATTGCAATTGCGCTTGCTTATCCTTCTAAATTAAAAAACGCGCCTCAAAGTAAAAAGGGTGAACGAAGAGGGATTTTTTGCCGTGCTTCATGGGGGATGGATTATCATGTCATTTTACGAAATCGTTTAACAAAACTTGAACAATTCATTGCCTCAAAAGTTCCTCATGCCCGCTTTAAATCAATGGTTGATACAGGAGAGTTATCTGATCGAGCTGTTGCAGAGCGCGCTGGGATTGGCTGGAGTGGAAAAAACTGTTCTATTATTACTCCTGAATTCGGTTCTTACGTATATTTAGGGGAAATGATTACGAATATACCGTTTGAACCGGATACTCCAATTGAAGATCGGTGTGGGACGTGTAATAAATGTATTCATGCTTGTCCAACGGGTGCATTAGTTCAAGGCGGACAATTGAATGCCCAACGATGTATTGCATACTTGACACAAACGAAAGGCTTTCTTGCGGATGAATTCCGCACTAAAATCGGTAATCGTCTTTACGGCTGCGATACGTGTCAAACGGTTTGCCCGGAGAATAAAGGGAGAGACTTTCAATTTCATGAAGAAATGAAACCTGATCCCGAAGTTGTAAAGCCGTTGTTAAAGCCGATATTAACTATAAGTAATCGGGAATTTAAAGAGAAGTTTGGCAAGTTATCTGGATCTTGGCGCGGGAAAAAGCCAATTCAGCGAAATGCAATTTTGGCACTCGCCCATTTTAAAGATGAAACGGCTATTCCTGATTTAATAAAATTGTTAAATGACGATCCACGCCCGGTTATTAAAGGAACGGCTGCCTGGGCGCTCGGAAAAATTGGTGGAAAAGAGGCAAAGGAAGCTTTAATAAAGGTTAAAAGTAAAGAGAAGAACAACGAAGTTTTAACGGAAATTAATAAAGGTTTGAGTTTTTTTGAATGA
- a CDS encoding amidase domain-containing protein produces the protein MRSQLQQRLEERVHQCVSQKIDRGKRCPKVTRKKESLLKRSAEIIKAKATGTINELKENEDLIDVLYEVHLQYLIKQKNFIYLEEEIEQRKSQFFKGTLVEDEEIVPLKDTSIEQPLIRYEDENNRFSYQYIRLKAVQYAERWWNDYNSAYKKFDVDCTNYISQCLHAGGGPMWGQPNRSRGWWMRNNNWSYSWAVAHSLRSYLGSSNKGLRAKEVSSPEELLLGDVICYDFQGDGRFDHNTIVTGKDANNMPLVNAHTTNSRMRYWAYEDSTAYTENIKYKFFTIIDDS, from the coding sequence TTGCGTAGTCAACTTCAACAACGATTAGAGGAAAGAGTTCACCAATGTGTTTCACAAAAAATTGATCGGGGAAAAAGGTGCCCGAAAGTTACGAGGAAAAAAGAGTCTTTATTAAAAAGATCAGCTGAAATCATAAAAGCGAAAGCAACTGGTACAATCAATGAGTTGAAAGAAAACGAAGATTTAATCGATGTATTATATGAAGTCCATTTGCAATATTTAATTAAGCAAAAAAACTTTATCTACTTAGAAGAAGAAATTGAACAACGTAAGTCTCAGTTTTTTAAAGGAACACTTGTTGAAGATGAAGAAATTGTTCCGCTTAAAGATACTAGCATTGAACAACCGCTTATTCGATATGAAGATGAAAATAATCGATTTTCATATCAATATATCCGATTAAAAGCGGTTCAATATGCAGAACGATGGTGGAATGACTATAACTCCGCCTATAAAAAATTTGATGTAGATTGTACAAACTATATATCACAATGTTTACATGCTGGTGGAGGACCGATGTGGGGTCAGCCAAACCGCAGTAGGGGATGGTGGATGCGAAATAATAATTGGAGTTATAGCTGGGCTGTTGCGCATTCATTACGTTCGTATTTAGGCAGTTCAAACAAAGGCTTGAGAGCAAAAGAAGTGAGCAGTCCAGAAGAGTTATTGCTTGGGGATGTTATTTGTTATGATTTTCAAGGAGATGGTCGTTTTGACCATAACACGATTGTGACGGGAAAAGATGCGAATAATATGCCTCTCGTTAATGCCCATACGACAAATAGCCGAATGCGTTATTGGGCATACGAGGATTCAACCGCTTATACAGAAAACATAAAATATAAGTTTTTTACGATTATAGATGATAGCTAA
- the trmL gene encoding tRNA (uridine(34)/cytosine(34)/5-carboxymethylaminomethyluridine(34)-2'-O)-methyltransferase TrmL, with the protein MNIMGLNVVLYQPEIPANTGNIARTCAATDTKLHLIRPLGFSTDDKMLRRAGLDYWKFVQVIYYDSLDEFFQKNADGHFFYLTKFGEKPHTTFDYSDQDQEYYFVFGRETSGLPKDLIAKNKEFCLRIPMNQNVRSLNLSNTAAILVYEALRQQNYPHLS; encoded by the coding sequence GTGAACATCATGGGTCTCAATGTCGTCTTATATCAACCAGAAATTCCAGCAAACACAGGCAATATCGCACGAACGTGCGCGGCAACAGATACAAAGTTACATCTTATTCGCCCGCTTGGCTTTTCAACTGATGATAAAATGCTTCGGCGAGCAGGGTTAGATTACTGGAAATTTGTTCAGGTTATTTATTATGATTCTCTTGACGAGTTTTTTCAAAAAAACGCAGATGGACATTTTTTCTATTTAACTAAATTTGGAGAAAAACCTCACACTACTTTTGACTATAGCGATCAAGATCAAGAATATTATTTTGTCTTTGGTCGGGAAACGTCTGGATTACCGAAAGATTTAATTGCTAAAAATAAAGAATTTTGCTTGCGTATCCCAATGAATCAAAATGTACGGTCATTAAATCTTTCTAATACTGCTGCAATTTTAGTGTATGAGGCATTACGACAACAAAATTATCCACATTTATCGTAA
- the nfsA gene encoding oxygen-insensitive NADPH nitroreductase: MNKVIETILNHRSVRKFTNEQLTEEQIHTIVACAQAASTSSFVQAYSIIGVTDQEIKKQLVEISGGQAYVEENGHFFIFCADLYRHELIGKMENRNVIPTIESTEKFMVALIDAALAAQNAAIAAESMGLGICYIGGIRNYLEEVSKLLKIPKRVIPLFGMSVGYPAKETAKKPRLPLEHIYHTNEYERDIKVSESQLQEYNQTISVYYKERTNGKRSDTWTGQIANMLEKSTRTYMKEYVEKQKMNLR, translated from the coding sequence ATGAACAAAGTAATTGAGACTATTTTAAATCACCGTTCTGTGCGGAAGTTTACAAATGAACAGTTAACAGAAGAACAAATTCATACGATTGTCGCTTGTGCCCAAGCAGCCTCAACATCAAGCTTCGTACAAGCATATTCGATTATCGGTGTGACTGATCAAGAAATAAAAAAGCAGTTAGTTGAAATAAGCGGGGGGCAAGCTTACGTCGAAGAGAATGGACATTTTTTCATTTTTTGTGCTGATTTATATCGCCATGAACTGATAGGTAAAATGGAAAACCGTAATGTCATTCCAACTATTGAAAGTACAGAAAAATTTATGGTTGCCCTTATTGATGCTGCATTAGCGGCACAAAACGCTGCGATCGCCGCTGAATCGATGGGACTTGGTATTTGTTACATTGGCGGTATTCGCAATTATCTTGAAGAAGTTAGTAAGCTGCTAAAAATCCCTAAGCGAGTTATACCTTTATTTGGGATGTCTGTAGGGTATCCAGCAAAAGAAACAGCTAAAAAGCCGCGGCTGCCGTTAGAGCATATTTATCACACGAATGAATATGAGCGCGATATTAAAGTATCCGAAAGCCAGCTTCAAGAATATAATCAAACTATTTCTGTATATTACAAAGAGCGAACAAATGGTAAAAGATCTGATACGTGGACAGGTCAAATAGCGAATATGCTAGAAAAATCAACAAGAACTTATATGAAAGAATATGTAGAAAAGCAAAAAATGAATTTACGTTAA
- a CDS encoding PepSY domain-containing protein, with protein sequence MSKEKTKNQRYQQLVLVIFASILLLLTIFGAITYAINNNNDRNRYLTERKQGVNEATITEEEAVQIAINRVDGTVKEVEFKYKNDVLVYKVEIERQSEEHKLYIDAQSGEIVAYKRDDD encoded by the coding sequence ATGAGTAAGGAGAAAACAAAAAACCAACGTTATCAGCAGTTAGTGCTAGTTATTTTTGCAAGTATACTTCTGTTGCTTACTATTTTTGGTGCAATCACATATGCAATAAATAATAACAATGATAGAAATCGTTATTTGACTGAAAGGAAGCAGGGGGTGAATGAAGCAACGATCACAGAGGAAGAAGCAGTACAAATTGCCATTAATCGAGTAGATGGGACTGTAAAAGAGGTTGAATTTAAATATAAGAATGATGTTCTAGTTTATAAAGTTGAAATAGAGAGACAATCCGAAGAACATAAACTATACATCGATGCTCAATCAGGAGAGATTGTTGCCTATAAGAGGGATGATGATTAA
- a CDS encoding lmo0954 family membrane protein gives MIKKIIVYGFALILLLIALASLGPIIAMAISLAITYFGFKQFLKTDSTLGKIFWGIVVLIGFSGLVSNLPGFVVGGIAAYLLYVGYKKHKGNEEEIIARDPFANFDKQWDEINKNNI, from the coding sequence ATGATAAAGAAAATCATAGTTTACGGATTTGCGCTGATCTTACTGTTAATCGCATTAGCAAGTTTAGGTCCTATTATTGCGATGGCGATTAGCCTAGCAATTACTTACTTTGGTTTTAAACAGTTTCTCAAAACAGATTCTACTTTAGGTAAAATATTTTGGGGAATCGTAGTTTTGATTGGATTTAGCGGTTTAGTTAGTAATTTACCAGGATTTGTAGTGGGAGGTATTGCCGCATATTTACTTTATGTCGGTTATAAAAAACATAAAGGAAATGAAGAGGAGATCATAGCACGAGATCCGTTTGCAAACTTTGACAAACAATGGGATGAGATAAACAAAAACAATATTTAA
- a CDS encoding PspA/IM30 family protein — protein sequence MNLFERIKNTILADLHDAIDKKEMKNPVALLNQYLRDCEKEAKKVNQLIDRHYQLKEEFFREWKHAEYMARKRQEQSQIAQKAQELELYEMAVQEQQQFEQRAARLKVSYEETVNQLGDLEQKYREMKLKIKDMQMKRMELMGRENVARINQKINKAIYNAETDRAFTRFEEVEHHIANLEARVNHGYERNMFDHRISQLEDTLKNRGNSIEMTKN from the coding sequence ATGAATTTATTTGAACGGATTAAAAACACTATTCTTGCTGACTTACACGATGCCATTGACAAGAAAGAAATGAAAAATCCAGTTGCATTACTAAATCAATATTTACGTGATTGCGAAAAAGAGGCAAAGAAGGTAAATCAATTAATCGATCGTCATTATCAATTAAAGGAAGAATTTTTTAGAGAATGGAAACATGCTGAATACATGGCGCGAAAACGTCAGGAGCAAAGCCAAATTGCCCAAAAAGCTCAAGAATTAGAATTGTATGAGATGGCTGTACAAGAACAACAACAATTTGAACAACGTGCCGCCCGCTTAAAGGTGTCTTATGAAGAAACTGTAAATCAACTTGGTGATTTAGAACAAAAGTATCGTGAAATGAAATTGAAAATAAAAGACATGCAAATGAAACGGATGGAATTAATGGGACGAGAAAATGTTGCGAGAATCAATCAAAAAATTAATAAAGCCATTTATAACGCAGAAACGGATCGTGCATTTACAAGGTTCGAAGAAGTGGAGCATCACATTGCAAACTTAGAGGCTCGTGTAAATCATGGCTATGAACGTAACATGTTTGATCACCGAATTTCCCAATTAGAAGACACTTTAAAAAATAGAGGCAATTCAATTGAAATGACGAAAAATTAA
- the liaF gene encoding cell wall-active antibiotics response protein LiaF yields the protein MKNYLNTETIRWLLLIIGIGLVVELTLFTHPLTIFFAAAAIYLGLKLRPHLWGTILLVVGIFTAAGIVMKLNILKIIIIFLILHFFYQYYWKTKKEPHVIKVETTQPANKATMVKKEPFIKNSLFGNKKIGTQVYEMDDINIHTGIGDTIIDLSMTMLPQGESMIVIRGLVGNIKLLVPYDVDVYVNHSVFVGKINIFDVQEEGFNKNCIYVSKEYSAAARKLKILTSIVVGDIEVRNI from the coding sequence ATGAAGAACTATCTTAATACAGAAACAATAAGATGGTTATTATTAATCATCGGGATCGGGCTAGTAGTTGAATTAACATTATTTACACATCCACTTACAATCTTCTTTGCAGCTGCAGCGATATACTTAGGTTTAAAACTCAGACCTCATTTATGGGGGACGATTCTCCTTGTTGTCGGGATTTTTACAGCAGCAGGGATTGTAATGAAGTTAAATATATTAAAAATTATCATCATTTTTTTAATTTTACATTTTTTTTATCAATATTATTGGAAAACAAAAAAGGAACCTCATGTTATAAAAGTAGAGACAACCCAACCCGCAAATAAAGCAACGATGGTGAAAAAAGAACCTTTTATTAAAAACTCGTTGTTTGGTAATAAAAAGATAGGAACGCAAGTGTATGAGATGGATGACATTAATATTCATACAGGGATAGGCGATACAATTATTGACTTAAGCATGACGATGCTTCCGCAAGGTGAATCGATGATCGTCATTCGCGGTTTGGTCGGTAACATCAAGCTGCTTGTGCCATATGATGTTGACGTTTATGTAAACCATTCTGTATTTGTTGGGAAAATTAATATTTTTGATGTACAAGAAGAAGGTTTTAATAAAAATTGTATTTATGTTTCAAAGGAATATAGCGCAGCAGCTCGAAAATTGAAAATTCTTACTTCTATCGTAGTTGGAGATATAGAGGTGAGAAATATATGA
- a CDS encoding sensor histidine kinase, with translation MSVRLIFFYYFVGTAFVVSCLSITAFVIVFDADWYEILFTKQLLSLPLSLFIIVSSMILGAIFSMIAGNFFKNKLEKVNTALLELANGNIQTLPQTDNGVEEITMMSVQIGHIQERLKEQVLLSQKMANERAAWSEKALKEVVSKERSRLARELHDSVSQQLFAASMLVAAINQQQDLTAPATKKQLTMIEGIITDAQSEMRALLLHLRPVQLEGKSLKSGIEELLRELSVKHSMEISWNIEEVELEKGVEDHLFRIVQEALSNTLRHAKAKSLEVLVKKFNQFILLKIVDDGIGFTMDQQKVGSYGLKNINERVSEIGGTVKIISFPNKGTSVEVRVPIFEKKDGSDDKGSVS, from the coding sequence ATGAGTGTGCGCCTCATTTTTTTTTATTATTTTGTCGGCACTGCTTTTGTCGTCTCGTGTTTATCAATTACTGCATTTGTTATCGTCTTTGATGCAGATTGGTATGAAATATTATTTACTAAGCAACTATTATCGCTTCCTCTTAGTCTCTTTATTATCGTGTCTAGTATGATTTTAGGGGCAATCTTTAGTATGATTGCGGGAAACTTTTTTAAAAACAAACTTGAAAAAGTAAATACAGCCCTTTTGGAGTTAGCGAATGGCAATATTCAAACCCTTCCACAAACGGACAACGGTGTAGAAGAAATTACAATGATGAGTGTCCAAATTGGCCATATTCAAGAACGATTAAAAGAGCAAGTACTTCTTTCTCAAAAAATGGCAAATGAAAGAGCCGCTTGGAGTGAAAAGGCGCTAAAGGAAGTTGTATCTAAAGAGAGAAGCAGACTTGCTCGGGAACTCCATGATTCAGTAAGCCAGCAGCTATTTGCAGCTTCCATGCTCGTGGCAGCTATTAATCAACAGCAAGATTTAACAGCACCTGCGACAAAAAAGCAATTAACGATGATTGAGGGAATTATTACAGATGCACAATCTGAAATGAGGGCGCTCTTATTACATCTACGTCCCGTTCAGTTAGAGGGAAAAAGTTTAAAGTCAGGAATTGAAGAGTTATTAAGAGAACTATCTGTCAAGCATTCGATGGAAATATCGTGGAATATAGAAGAGGTTGAATTAGAAAAAGGTGTAGAAGATCACTTATTTAGAATTGTTCAAGAAGCATTGTCTAATACTCTTAGACATGCAAAAGCAAAATCTTTAGAAGTCCTGGTAAAAAAATTCAACCAATTTATTTTACTAAAAATTGTTGATGACGGGATTGGGTTTACAATGGATCAGCAAAAAGTCGGTTCTTATGGGTTAAAAAATATAAATGAACGTGTAAGTGAAATCGGAGGAACTGTAAAAATTATTAGTTTTCCGAACAAAGGAACAAGCGTCGAAGTAAGAGTACCAATTTTTGAAAAAAAGGATGGTAGCGATGATAAAGGTTCTGTTAGTTGA
- a CDS encoding response regulator transcription factor, with amino-acid sequence MIKVLLVDDHEMVRIGVGTFLSAQSDIEVIGEAENGKKGVELALTLRPDIILMDLVMNGMDGIEATKEIINAWPEAKIIIVTSFIDDEKVYPAIEAGAISYLLKTSRANDIAEAIRSTYHGQSVLESEVTGKMMMRMTKKNKKLLHEDLTNRELEILLLMAEGKSNQEIADELFIALKTVKTHVSNILSKLEVQDRTQAVIYAFRYDLVK; translated from the coding sequence ATGATAAAGGTTCTGTTAGTTGATGATCATGAAATGGTACGAATTGGTGTTGGAACATTTCTGTCTGCTCAGTCGGATATTGAAGTCATCGGGGAAGCAGAAAATGGTAAGAAGGGTGTAGAGCTTGCTCTTACTTTACGTCCTGATATTATTTTAATGGATTTAGTCATGAATGGAATGGATGGTATCGAAGCAACGAAAGAAATCATTAACGCGTGGCCTGAAGCGAAGATCATCATTGTGACTAGTTTTATTGATGATGAAAAGGTGTATCCAGCTATTGAAGCTGGTGCAATAAGCTATTTATTAAAAACATCACGGGCAAATGATATTGCAGAAGCAATCCGATCAACTTATCATGGACAGTCTGTTTTAGAGTCAGAGGTAACAGGGAAAATGATGATGCGTATGACAAAAAAAAATAAAAAACTTCTCCATGAAGATTTAACAAACAGGGAATTAGAAATTCTTTTATTAATGGCAGAAGGCAAATCAAATCAAGAAATTGCTGATGAGTTATTTATTGCTTTAAAAACGGTAAAAACACATGTAAGCAACATTTTAAGTAAACTGGAAGTTCAAGATCGAACTCAAGCGGTGATTTACGCATTTCGCTACGATTTAGTAAAATAG